The Cryptococcus gattii WM276 chromosome B, complete sequence genome has a segment encoding these proteins:
- a CDS encoding Hypothetical protein (Similar to TIGR gene model, INSD accession AAW41271.1; CNA01410), which translates to MPRLPLPLPRLTLYTGGRKGAARTPRKDTSIPPHILQHPRTTARRRPTRGKKVEKTLPVRYPCPPLGGQESAEAQDRQRRARKSARRMEGTKAKGAGGDGRDGRGKQAIEHRVKKRFEAYRSVLRFPSLQTAQDTTLTTCNQIPSNPPWRTALGRTFFHLPSPVGEYTQHERNKAEEESVKGWSYTDILKRAFKDFSDVPVGSDVEVVHLQRQYPRKVQVAAATEEQLEEGELEQDNWTVDIDPMRGYVEGDSNSIIFHNDDDSEPPNEPAGPSSFHGECWNCLQQGHSLAQCPYPRDQLQINHSRELFFYARDNLPPPWTERYLHDYLNMRVTLQEKERRLELLETFRPGEVGKELDQAARMMVDDSDSDEMLVDEVQTTPQKWDKGEYEWIRNIARWGYPPGWTSALNPIEILKDRISSLKTYDTAYRLTPEPGEELVIFDDDDEDAELGMRGVTLGSADEGEGIKEEEDDGSEMSIVSDSPSPPLSLSPAPSHRPLSPSDSPPPPSPPPDLPPPPPPPLSDLPPPPPPNRWADYHTDMFASSRLVVYDETRPFVLGTYAL; encoded by the exons ATGCCCCGTCTCCCCCTCCCGCTCCCCCGCCTCACCCTCTACACCGGCG GTCGCAAAGGAGCAGCTCGCACTCCTCGGAAAGACACATCCATTCCACCTCACATACTTCAACATCCGCGCACCACCGCAAGACGTAGACCCACGCGAGGCAAAAAAGTGGAGAAGACTCTACCAGTACGATATCCCTGTCCTCCACTTGGAGGACAAGAGAGTGCAGAAGCACAGGATCGACAACGAAGAGCTCGCAAAAGTGCTAGACGAATGGAGGGAACAAAAGCGAAAGGAGCTGGAGGAGACGGGCGAGACGGTCGGGGAAAGCAAGCAATAGAGCATCGAGTCAAGAAGAGGTTTGAAGCCTATCGATCCGTGTTACGCTTCCCATCCCTGCAGACAGCCCAAGATACTACTCTTACAACATGCAATCAGATACCTTCAAACCCACCGTGGCGTACAGCCCTTGGCCGAACGTTTTTCCACCTACCTTCTCCTGTTGGAGAGTATACCCAGCACGAACGCAACAAGGCAGAAGAGGAGTCTGTAAAAGGCTGGAGCTATACCGATATCCTGAAAAGAGCGTTCAAAGACTTTAGCGATGTGCCTGTAGGATCTGACGTAGAAGTTGTCCATCTTCAGCGGCAGTATCCTCGAAAGGTACAGGTAGCGGCGGCAACAGAGGAGCAATTAGAAGAAGGTGAGCTGGAACAAGATAACTGGACTGTCGATATCGATCCGATGAGGGGCTATGTGGAAGGCGATTCCAACTCTATTATCTTTCATAATGACGATGACAGCGAACCTCCCAATGAACCTGCTGGTCCTTCATCCTTCCATGG CGAATGTTGGAATTGCCTCCAACAAGGCCACTCTCTAGCTCAATGCCCATACCCGCGTGACCAACTTCAAATCAACCACTCTCGAGAACTGTTCTTTTACGCGAGGGACAATCTACCTCCTCCATGGACTGAACGCTACCTCCACGATTATCTGAACATGCGAGTAACATTGCAGGAGAAGGAACGGCGTTTAGAGCTGTTGGAGACATTTAGGCCTGGGGAAGTTGGGAAAGAGCTGGATCAGGCCGCTAGGATGATGGTTGACGATTCGGATTCAGATGAGATGTTGGTCGATGAGGTCCAAACAACGCCGCAAAAGTGGGACAAGGGGGAATACGAATGGATTCGGAATATTGCCAGATGGGGTTATCCTCCCGGATGGACCAGCGCTTTGA ACCCGATAGAAATCCTCAAAGATCGGATATCTTCACTTAAAACATATGATACGGCTTACAGACTTACGCCCGAACCTGGGGAAGAGCTTGTCATttttgatgatgatgatgaggatgcAGAACTGGGTATGCGTGGTGTCACGCTTGGTAGTGCCGATGAAGGGGAAGGAatcaaggaagaagaggatgatgggAGTGAGATGAGTATTGTATCTGattccccttctcctcctttaTCTCTGTCGCCAGCACCTTCCCATCGACCCTTGTCTCCATCGGATTCTCCGCCTCCACCATCCCCACCTCCAGACTTACCGCCTCCGCCCCCACCACCTCTATCTGATTTACCAccg